A genomic region of Chelmon rostratus isolate fCheRos1 chromosome 8, fCheRos1.pri, whole genome shotgun sequence contains the following coding sequences:
- the erfl3 gene encoding ETS domain-containing transcription factor ERF produces the protein MKTPGDSGFAFPDWAYKPESSPGSRQIQLWHFILELLRKEEYHDVIAWQGDYGEFVIKDPDEVARLWGARKCKPQMNYDKLSRALRYYYNKRILHKTKGKRFTYKFNFNKLVLVNYPFIDMGSTGSSVPQSAPPVPTGAGTHFRFPPSTPSEVLSPNEDLRSPGGMFSSVARRMARGSVSDCSDGTSVNSEIEEGNTVAGEDRGERGVSGGGGPGGGGGGYRSIIHPRLSHETLFRMYGGPGNPAGHPGSRGPTGHRIHPEPLSPFPVSPLPGPGGAGLLAPPLSPALSMTPTSHLPYTPSPTLSPMLGSHFSFNPEDMKRYLQAHTQSVYNYGLSPRAFLQYPNIVIPQPHRPAADKAGLTGERGERAERAATAGGGERGGERHHHPPLAHSAHHHPHPPHSAHPHPHSHPVHHPLHLGEEPPHMSPFKFKLQPPPLGRKQRDSQSQSKPRQSSMSSGSGSGSMSSTSGLGSSLSFGSDLSSASGSGLISASSSTQSLNSAGLPKIKVEPISDIESEEEVEVTDISDEDPDERDEEFELFSHRHSGAPDHHHHRLANGTGAPQHHPHPDEDLDEDVFKAPAPPPPGLMPFFTSQHAHSNAHRGLHTLKSEPLDPGDGHTPPPQTGLAGAPQTKCIPLKLRFKRRWSEDQRMEASQEESDDKKVRPEEERERERQSNGRMEMEEDGTGSGEGDSPPPLAYEGSLATPLRVSAELHRATAQLSLENKDC, from the exons GGTTCGCCTTCCCAGATTGGGCTTATAAACCTGAGTCCAGCCCTGGGTCCCGGCAGATCCAGCTGTGGCACTTCATCCTGGAGCTGCTCAGAAAAGAAGAGTATCATGATGTGATAGCCTGGCAGGGCGACTACGGCGAGTTTGTCATCAAGGACCCCGATGAAGTGGCCCGGCTGTGGGGGGCCAGGAAGTGTAAACCCCAAATGAACTATGACAAGCTGAGCAGGGCACTGAG ATACTACTACAACAAAAGGATCCTCCATAAGACCAAAGGCAAGAGGTTCACCTATAAGTTCAACTTCAATAAACTGGTTTTGGTCAACTACCCCTTCATCGACATGGGCTCCACTG GAAGCAGTGTTCCTCAGAGCGCCCCTCCTGTCCCCACCGGTGCAGGGACTCACTTCCGCTTTCCTCCTTCAACTCCCTCAGAAGTCCTCTCCCCGAATGAGGACCTGCGCAGCCCTGGTGGCATGTTCAGCTCTGTGGCCCGGCGAATGGCACGTGGCTCCGTCAGCGATTGCAGTGACGGCACCTCAGTCAACTCTGAGATTGAAGAGGGCAACACGGTAGCGGGAGAGgacaggggagagaggggtgtgagtggaggaggaggacctggtggtggaggaggaggttaCCGAAGTATCATCCATCCCCGTCTGTCTCATGAAACCCTGTTCCGCATGTACGGAGGACCAGGTAACCCCGCTGGGCACCCAGGCTCCCGTGGCCCCACAGGGCACCGGATTCACCCAGAGCCCCTGTCACCCTTCCCTGTGTCTCCTCTTCCTGGGCCGGGAGGAGCTGGCCTTCTAGCCCCTCCTCTGTCCCCAGCACTCTCCATGACTCCGACATCTCACCTCCCCTACACTCCCTCACCCACCCTGTCACCCATGTTAGGCTCCCACTTCTCCTTCAACCCAGAGGACATGAAGCGCTACCTGCAGGCCCACACCCAGTCAGTGTACAACTACGGCCTTAGCCCCAGAGCTTTCCTCCAGTACCCCAACATCGTCATCCCTCAGCCCCACCGACCTGCTGCCGACAAGGCTGGTCTGACCGGAGAGAGAGGCgagagagcagaaagagcagcaacagcagggggaggagagaggggaggagagcggCACCACCATCCACCTCTGGCTCACTCCGCCCACCACCACCCGCATCCGCCTCACTCTGCCCACCCTCACCCACATTCTCATCCTGTGCATCACCCACTCCACCTTGGTGAGGAGCCCCCACACATGTCTCCTTTCAAGTTCAAGCTGCAGCCACCACCACTGGGCAGGAAGCAGAGGGACAGTCAAAGCCAGAGCAAACCCAGGCAGAGCTCCATGTCTTCAGGCTCAGGATCTGGATCCATGTCGTCTACCTCTGGCCTTGGCTCTTCGCTGTCGTTCGGCAGTGACTTGAGCTCAGCCAGCGGCTCAGGCCTcatctcagcctcctcctcaacACAGTCCCTAAACAGTGCAGGACTTCCCAAGATTAAG GTGGAGCCCATCTCTGATATAGagtcagaggaagaggtggaggtgacTGACATTAGTGATGAGGACCCagatgagagagatgaggagtTTGAGCTCTTCTCCCATCGCCACTCTGGAGCCCctgaccaccaccaccaccgccttGCTAATGGCACAGGTGCCCCCCAACATCACCCCCATCCTGATGAAGACCTGGATGAGGATGTCTTCAAAGcccctgctccacctccacctggccTGATGCCCTTCTTCACCTCACAGCACGCACACTCCAATGCACATCGCGGGCTGCACACCCTCAAGAGCGAACCCCTCGATCCAGGGGATGGTCACACACCCCCACCTCAGACAGGCTTGGCGGGGGCTCCCCAGACGAAGTGCATTCCCCTCAAGCTGCGCTTCAAGAGGCGCTGGAGCGAAGACCAGCGCATGGAGGCCTCACAGGAGGAGTCAGATGACAAGAAAGTACGAccggaggaggagagggaacgAGAGAGGCAAAGTAATGGAcggatggagatggaggaggacgGGACAGGCAGTGGAGAAGGGGACAGTCCTCCCCCGTTGGCGTACGAGGGCTCTTTAGCCACACCGTTGAGGGTGAGCGCTGAGCTGCATCGTGCCACTGCACAGCTGTCTCTGGAGAACAAAGACTGCTGA